Proteins from one Clostridia bacterium genomic window:
- a CDS encoding methionine ABC transporter permease, producing MNILESVTKLIALVPGPLGETIYMVLLSTLLSVVFGLPLGVIVAISERGNLWERPILNKALNILINITRSLPFIILMIAVFPLCKLIVGKRIGTTAAIVPLTISAIPFFARLVESSINELNHGIIEAALSMGANTRQIILKVLIPESLPSIVSGITLTVISLIGYSAMAGAIGGGGLGDLALRFGYQGFQEDIMIGTVIVLVIIVQSVQGAGNALYRKLQK from the coding sequence ATGAACATATTAGAATCAGTAACCAAGCTTATAGCCTTAGTCCCTGGACCCTTAGGAGAAACAATTTATATGGTACTCCTCTCAACTCTTCTATCGGTAGTCTTTGGTCTTCCTCTTGGTGTAATTGTGGCAATCAGTGAGCGGGGAAACCTGTGGGAGCGCCCAATACTCAACAAGGCTTTAAATATATTGATTAATATCACAAGATCCTTGCCTTTTATAATACTTATGATAGCAGTATTCCCACTCTGTAAGCTCATTGTGGGTAAGAGAATCGGCACTACGGCAGCAATAGTACCCCTCACCATATCAGCGATTCCATTTTTCGCAAGGTTGGTGGAAAGCTCCATAAATGAGCTTAACCATGGTATTATTGAAGCTGCCCTTTCCATGGGGGCCAATACCCGCCAGATAATACTCAAGGTGCTGATACCCGAGTCGCTGCCTTCTATTGTATCTGGTATAACTCTTACTGTTATTAGTCTCATAGGCTATTCGGCAATGGCCGGAGCCATCGGCGGCGGCGGTCTTGGGGACTTGGCACTCAGGTTTGGTTACCAGGGTTTTCAGGAAGACATCATGATAGGAACTGTAATCGTACTTGTAATTATCGTCCAGTCCGTGCAGGGTGCTGGAAATGCATTGTATAGGAAACTGCAAAAGTAA
- a CDS encoding histidinol-phosphatase HisJ family protein translates to MKYLIDYHVHSTYSTDGHNTIMELCQSAVNKGIREIAVTDHFEPYIGDVKCLYYDQKGYWADITKAKQAFKGKLKVKLGVELGQPHLFPKVSSAILADFPYDYVIASAHKLPEGMDVSEVDYSKISEEEICSKYLEQLKQLVNWGDFECIGHLDLIKRYSAAVYKKNITLACQYELLKEVLQLAILRGKGIEINTSGLRQTPKETMPGLDVLRLYKELGGEILTTGSDSHFAEDVGKGLAEAEELAREAGFRFITVFSNRKPEWVSITEEKNTFSNMKQIINR, encoded by the coding sequence ATGAAATATTTAATAGATTATCATGTACACTCCACCTATTCAACCGATGGACACAATACTATAATGGAACTTTGCCAGAGCGCGGTTAACAAAGGAATAAGGGAAATAGCCGTAACAGATCACTTCGAACCATACATTGGAGATGTGAAGTGCCTATATTATGATCAGAAGGGATACTGGGCAGATATCACAAAAGCCAAGCAGGCATTTAAGGGCAAGCTGAAAGTTAAACTAGGCGTAGAACTGGGTCAGCCCCATTTGTTCCCAAAGGTTTCAAGTGCGATTCTTGCAGATTTCCCCTATGATTATGTCATTGCATCTGCACATAAGCTTCCAGAGGGTATGGATGTTTCAGAAGTTGACTATTCCAAAATAAGTGAAGAGGAAATATGCAGCAAATACCTGGAGCAGCTAAAGCAGCTTGTTAATTGGGGTGATTTTGAATGCATCGGCCATCTGGACTTGATTAAAAGGTACAGTGCGGCCGTGTACAAGAAGAACATAACCTTGGCGTGCCAGTATGAGCTTCTGAAGGAAGTACTGCAGCTTGCGATACTTCGTGGGAAGGGCATAGAAATAAACACTTCAGGACTGAGACAGACCCCGAAAGAAACAATGCCGGGCTTGGATGTGCTGAGGCTCTATAAAGAACTGGGAGGCGAGATACTGACCACGGGCTCTGATTCACACTTCGCAGAGGATGTGGGCAAGGGTCTGGCGGAAGCGGAAGAGCTGGCAAGGGAAGCGGGCTTCAGATTCATAACAGTATTCAGCAATAGAAAGCCTGAATGGGTAAGTATTACAGAAGAGAAAAACACCTTCAGCAACATGAAGCAAATTATCAATAGATAA
- a CDS encoding ATP-binding cassette domain-containing protein: protein MIEINALSKVFKDKSCNVHALKDISIKIERGDIFGIIGLSGAGKSTLVRCINRLEEPTSGKIYIDKTDVTAMDKSELTALRRRIGMIFQHFNLLSRRTCSRNIAFPLEIAGQDKRYIQKRVEELLELVDLQDKSHAFPSQLSGGQKQRIAIARALATKPDILLCDEATSALDPTTTKSILRLLKTINESLGITIVIITHQMEVIKEVCNKVAVISDGRLVEQGNTYDIFSNPADHVTKNFVKDISTEIDESLYVIDKGSKLVKVTFPNDSAGKPIISDTIRKFAVEVNIMSGHISNIQGKSYGQLIIAIKGEGAVLAGAISHLSSQNLIVEVIN, encoded by the coding sequence ATGATAGAGATTAACGCATTAAGCAAGGTTTTCAAAGACAAGAGCTGTAATGTCCATGCTTTGAAGGACATCAGCATAAAAATTGAAAGAGGTGATATATTCGGGATTATCGGTTTATCAGGCGCCGGCAAATCGACGCTTGTGAGATGCATAAACAGACTTGAGGAGCCTACCTCAGGGAAAATATACATAGATAAAACAGATGTAACAGCCATGGATAAGTCTGAGCTCACAGCCCTGCGCCGCAGGATAGGGATGATATTCCAGCATTTCAACCTGCTAAGCAGAAGAACCTGCAGCAGAAACATTGCCTTTCCCTTGGAAATAGCCGGTCAGGACAAGAGATATATCCAGAAAAGAGTTGAGGAACTGCTTGAGCTGGTTGACTTGCAGGATAAGAGTCATGCCTTTCCAAGCCAGCTTAGCGGTGGGCAGAAGCAGAGAATAGCAATAGCCAGAGCATTAGCGACAAAGCCCGATATACTGCTCTGTGATGAAGCAACCTCCGCTCTTGATCCCACTACTACCAAGTCCATACTGAGATTGCTGAAAACCATAAATGAATCCTTAGGCATTACAATCGTGATAATCACTCATCAAATGGAGGTAATCAAGGAAGTATGCAACAAGGTTGCCGTAATATCTGATGGCAGACTGGTTGAGCAGGGCAATACCTATGATATATTCTCCAACCCTGCTGATCATGTGACCAAAAACTTCGTTAAGGACATAAGTACAGAAATTGATGAGAGCTTATACGTCATTGATAAAGGCAGTAAGCTGGTCAAGGTAACCTTTCCCAATGACAGTGCAGGAAAGCCGATTATTTCTGATACCATAAGGAAATTTGCAGTAGAAGTGAATATAATGTCTGGGCACATAAGTAATATCCAGGGAAAGTCTTATGGGCAGCTCATTATAGCCATTAAAGGCGAAGGCGCCGTGCTAGCGGGTGCAATATCACACTTGTCTTCACAAAATCTCATAGTCGAGGTGATTAACTAA
- a CDS encoding MetQ/NlpA family ABC transporter substrate-binding protein, with protein sequence MRKIISLIITISLVLSFTAGCSQQAASTGGTTQGQAEPAQIVLKIGATPVPHAEILDFVKPLLEKENIKLEIVVFQDYVQPNTALADKELDANFFQHKPYLDNFIKERNLDLVPLGNVHIEPLGLYSKSIKNLSELKEGSTIAIPNDATNAARALLLLQANGLIKLIDGVGIEATEKDIAENPKDIKIQPAEAAQLPRILEDVEAAVINTNYALPANLNPAKDALLIEGKDSPYANLVAVRKGDETRPEIQKLIEILQSDEVKKFIQDKYDGAIVPAF encoded by the coding sequence ATGAGAAAAATAATAAGTCTAATAATCACAATATCACTGGTACTTTCATTCACTGCAGGATGCAGTCAGCAAGCAGCATCAACAGGCGGTACAACCCAAGGACAAGCTGAGCCAGCGCAGATAGTATTGAAAATCGGCGCAACGCCGGTCCCTCATGCTGAAATACTGGATTTTGTAAAACCGCTTCTGGAAAAAGAAAATATCAAGCTTGAGATTGTAGTGTTCCAGGACTATGTACAGCCTAATACCGCACTTGCAGATAAGGAATTGGATGCGAACTTTTTTCAGCATAAGCCCTACCTGGATAATTTCATAAAAGAAAGAAACCTTGACCTGGTCCCTTTAGGTAATGTACATATAGAGCCTCTGGGACTTTACTCAAAAAGCATTAAGAACCTTTCGGAATTGAAAGAAGGCAGCACCATAGCCATACCCAATGATGCAACAAATGCCGCAAGAGCACTGCTGCTGCTTCAGGCAAACGGCCTTATCAAGTTGATTGATGGAGTTGGAATAGAAGCAACCGAGAAAGATATCGCAGAAAATCCAAAGGATATAAAGATACAACCGGCTGAAGCGGCACAGCTTCCAAGAATACTTGAAGATGTGGAGGCAGCGGTGATTAACACCAATTATGCACTGCCGGCTAACCTCAATCCTGCAAAGGATGCACTGTTGATTGAAGGAAAGGATTCTCCCTATGCGAATTTAGTTGCAGTAAGAAAGGGTGATGAAACACGGCCTGAAATTCAGAAGCTCATTGAGATCCTGCAAAGTGATGAAGTGAAAAAGTTTATACAGGACAAATATGATGGAGCCATTGTACCTGCATTCTAA